The proteins below are encoded in one region of Mycobacterium shinjukuense:
- a CDS encoding NADH-quinone oxidoreductase subunit M, with protein MVNFNVPWLSVLWLVPLAGSVLIILLRPRWRQLAKWTGLAVSVLTLAVSIVIATGFQPGGERYQFVEKHSWIPAFGAGYTLGVDGIAMVLVLLTTVLVPLLLVAGWNDGGGERTRGVHAYVALTLAIESMVLVSVIALDVLLFYVFFEAMLIPMYFLIGGFGQGPGRSRAAVKFLLYNLFGGLIMLAAVIGLYVVTARHGAGTFDFRDIVAGVQAGRYGTDPTVFKALFGGFMFAFAVKAPLWPFHRWLPDAAVESTPATAVLMMAVMDKVGTFGMLRYCLQLFPDASTYFRPLVVTLAIIGVVYGAIVAIGQTDMMRLIAYTSISHFGFIIAGIFVMTTPGQSGSTLYMLNHGLSTAAVFLIAGFLIARRGSRAIADYGGVQKVAPVLAGTFMVAAMATLSLPGLAPFISEFLVLLGTFNRYWLAAAFGVSALVLSAIYMLWLYQRVMTGPVAKGNERIGDLVGREMVVVAPLIALLLVLGLYPKPVLDLINPAVEHTMTTIGQHDPAPRVPLGAGAPRTAEGPRP; from the coding sequence GTGGTGAACTTCAACGTGCCGTGGCTGAGCGTGCTGTGGCTGGTGCCGCTGGCGGGGTCGGTGCTGATCATCCTGCTGCGCCCTCGGTGGCGCCAGCTCGCCAAGTGGACGGGCCTGGCGGTCAGCGTCTTGACGTTGGCGGTGTCGATCGTCATCGCGACCGGCTTCCAACCCGGCGGAGAGCGCTACCAATTCGTCGAAAAGCACTCGTGGATACCGGCTTTCGGCGCCGGCTACACCCTGGGGGTGGACGGCATCGCGATGGTGCTGGTGCTGCTGACCACGGTCCTGGTTCCGCTGCTGCTGGTGGCCGGCTGGAACGACGGAGGTGGCGAACGCACCCGGGGGGTACACGCCTACGTCGCGCTGACGCTGGCCATCGAGTCGATGGTGCTGGTCTCGGTGATCGCGTTGGATGTGTTGCTGTTCTACGTGTTCTTCGAGGCCATGCTCATCCCGATGTACTTCCTCATCGGCGGCTTCGGCCAGGGTCCCGGGCGGTCGCGCGCCGCGGTGAAGTTCTTGCTGTACAACCTGTTCGGCGGGCTGATCATGCTGGCGGCGGTGATCGGGTTGTATGTGGTCACCGCACGGCACGGTGCCGGCACCTTCGACTTCCGCGACATCGTGGCCGGCGTGCAGGCGGGCCGCTACGGCACCGACCCGACGGTGTTCAAGGCGCTGTTCGGTGGGTTCATGTTCGCGTTCGCCGTCAAGGCCCCGCTGTGGCCGTTTCACCGTTGGTTGCCGGACGCCGCGGTCGAATCCACGCCCGCGACCGCGGTGTTGATGATGGCGGTCATGGACAAGGTCGGCACCTTCGGCATGCTGCGCTACTGCCTGCAGCTATTTCCTGACGCCTCAACGTATTTCCGTCCGCTGGTCGTCACGTTGGCCATCATCGGAGTGGTCTACGGCGCGATCGTGGCCATCGGTCAAACCGACATGATGCGCCTGATCGCCTACACCTCGATCTCGCACTTCGGGTTCATCATCGCGGGCATCTTCGTCATGACCACGCCGGGGCAGAGCGGGTCGACGCTCTACATGCTCAACCATGGGCTGTCGACGGCGGCGGTGTTCCTGATCGCCGGCTTCCTGATCGCCCGGCGCGGCAGCCGGGCGATCGCCGACTACGGCGGCGTGCAGAAGGTGGCCCCGGTGCTGGCCGGTACCTTCATGGTGGCGGCCATGGCCACCCTGTCGCTGCCCGGCCTGGCGCCGTTTATCAGCGAATTCCTGGTTCTGCTAGGCACTTTCAACCGCTACTGGCTGGCGGCGGCCTTCGGTGTGAGCGCGCTGGTGCTCTCGGCGATCTACATGCTGTGGCTCTACCAGCGCGTGATGACCGGGCCGGTGGCCAAAGGCAACGAACGCATCGGTGACCTGGTGGGTCGCGAGATGGTCGTGGTGGCACCGCTGATCGCGCTGCTGCTCGTGCTGGGCCTCTACCCCAAACCGGTGCTCGACCTGATCAACCCGGCCGTCGAGCACACGATGACCACCATCGGCCAGCACGATCCCGCGCCCCGCGTGCCCTTGGGTGCGGGCGCACCCCGGACAGCCGAAGGACCGCGCCCATGA
- the nuoN gene encoding NADH-quinone oxidoreductase subunit NuoN: MILPTPSVEYFLLCPMLIVFAVAVLGVVLEAFLPRRWRYGAQVTLALGGSVAAFIAVVVVATSIPASGRRAVLGSIAVDRPTLFLQGTLLLVAVMAVVFMAERSARGRVGALSTVGAGHGLDAFTPQASAVPGSEAEREAERAGASQTELFPLAMLAVGGMMVFPASNDLLTMFVALEVLSLPLYLMCGLARHRRLLSQESAMKYFLLGAFSSAFFLYGVALLYGATGTLTLSGIRDSLSAHGDTSLALVGVALLSVGLLFKVGAVPFHSWIPDVYQGAPTPITGFMAAATKVAAFGALLRVVDVALPPLHDRWRPVLWAIAILTMAVGTITAVNQTDVKRMLAYSSVAHVGFILTGVIADNPAGLSATLFYLVAYSFSTVGAFAIVGLIRNPDGVEDADLSHWAGLGQRSPIVGVMLSMFLLAFAGIPLTSGFISKFAVFNAAASGGAVPLVVIGVIASGVAAYFYVRVIVLMFFTEGSADTPQVMAPGVLSKAAIAVCAAVTVVLGIVPQPVLDLAERAAQLVH; encoded by the coding sequence ATGATCCTGCCCACCCCCAGCGTGGAGTATTTCCTGCTGTGCCCGATGCTCATCGTCTTCGCGGTCGCGGTGCTCGGCGTCGTGTTGGAGGCGTTCCTGCCGCGCCGGTGGCGATACGGCGCCCAGGTGACCCTCGCCCTCGGCGGATCGGTGGCCGCTTTCATCGCGGTCGTCGTGGTGGCCACGTCGATTCCGGCGTCCGGTCGCCGCGCGGTGCTCGGATCGATAGCCGTGGACCGGCCGACGTTGTTCCTGCAAGGCACCCTGTTGCTGGTGGCCGTGATGGCGGTCGTCTTCATGGCCGAGCGCAGCGCCCGCGGCCGGGTTGGCGCCTTGAGCACGGTCGGCGCCGGGCACGGGCTGGATGCCTTCACCCCCCAGGCCTCGGCGGTCCCCGGCAGCGAGGCCGAGCGCGAGGCCGAACGGGCCGGTGCATCCCAGACCGAACTCTTCCCGCTCGCCATGCTCGCCGTCGGCGGCATGATGGTGTTCCCCGCCTCCAACGACCTGCTGACGATGTTCGTCGCGCTGGAGGTGTTGTCGCTGCCGCTGTATTTGATGTGCGGGCTGGCCCGGCACCGCCGCCTGCTGTCGCAGGAATCGGCGATGAAGTACTTTCTGCTGGGCGCGTTCTCGTCGGCGTTTTTCCTCTACGGTGTGGCGTTGCTGTACGGCGCCACCGGCACCCTGACCCTGAGCGGCATCCGGGATTCGCTGTCGGCCCACGGCGACACCTCGCTGGCGTTGGTCGGGGTGGCGCTGCTGTCGGTGGGCCTGCTGTTCAAGGTCGGGGCGGTCCCGTTTCACTCCTGGATTCCCGACGTCTACCAGGGCGCACCCACGCCGATCACCGGGTTCATGGCCGCGGCCACCAAGGTGGCGGCGTTCGGTGCGCTGCTGCGCGTGGTCGACGTGGCGCTGCCGCCGCTGCACGATCGGTGGCGGCCGGTGCTGTGGGCGATCGCGATCCTGACCATGGCGGTGGGCACCATCACCGCGGTGAACCAGACCGACGTCAAACGGATGCTGGCCTACTCGTCGGTGGCGCACGTTGGCTTCATCCTCACCGGTGTGATCGCCGACAACCCCGCGGGCCTGTCGGCGACGTTGTTTTATCTGGTCGCCTACAGCTTTTCCACGGTGGGCGCCTTCGCCATCGTGGGTCTGATCCGCAACCCCGACGGGGTCGAGGACGCCGACCTGTCCCACTGGGCCGGGCTAGGTCAGCGCTCACCCATCGTGGGCGTCATGCTGTCGATGTTTCTCCTGGCCTTCGCCGGCATCCCGCTCACGAGTGGATTCATCAGCAAATTCGCGGTGTTCAACGCCGCCGCGTCGGGCGGCGCGGTGCCGCTGGTCGTCATCGGTGTGATCGCGAGCGGGGTGGCCGCCTATTTCTACGTCCGGGTGATCGTGTTGATGTTCTTCACCGAGGGCTCCGCCGACACCCCGCAGGTGATGGCACCCGGTGTGCTCAGCAAGGCCGCCATCGCGGTGTGCGCCGCCGTCACCGTTGTGCTGGGCATCGTTCCACAGCCGGTGCTCGATCTGGCCGAGCGCGCCGCGCAACTGGTGCACTGA
- a CDS encoding PPE family protein gives MNYSVLPPEVNSLRMFTGAGSAPMLTAAAAWGGLADELGLAASSFASVTSGLAGQAWQGPAAAAMAAAAAPYAGWLSAAAARAAGAAAQAKAVAAAFEAARAATVPPVVVAANRNALVRLVLTNLFGQNAPAIAAAEALYEQMWAADVAAMVGYHGGASAAAAALPSWQQLLQGLPGLGQVASVLGNTGVGNLGIGNTGNNNLGSGNTGDTNLGSGNNGNANLGNGNIGNANLGSGNVGNTNFGNGNSGSTNLGSGNSGRINLGSGNLGNGNIGNGNAGNGNLGSGNIGSFNFGSGNLGSFNLGSGNHGSDNVGFGNRGQGNVGFGNLGNNNVGFGLTGDNQVGIGALNTGIGNIGFGNSGNNNFGFFNSGNNNVGFFNSGDGNFGFSNGGGVNTGFWNAGNHNTGSGNAGTHNMGSGNMGSYNVGFGNTGLYNVGFGNAGTENFGVGNAGSVNMGFGNSGVVNTGWGNSGLINTGAFSSGNFNTGFGSSVDQSVASSGFGNNGTNTSGFFNSGNSSAGFGNTGDVQVGINNTSVAGFNVGINNVGSGTVGFGNTGIQNIGFGNSGNLNTGIANSGTNSSGGFNKGDEQSGFFGQP, from the coding sequence GTGAATTACTCGGTGTTGCCGCCGGAGGTTAATTCGTTGCGGATGTTTACCGGTGCGGGGTCGGCGCCGATGTTGACGGCGGCGGCGGCCTGGGGTGGGTTGGCTGATGAGTTGGGGTTGGCGGCGTCGTCGTTTGCGTCGGTGACCTCGGGGTTGGCCGGTCAGGCGTGGCAGGGGCCGGCGGCGGCGGCGATGGCGGCGGCGGCGGCGCCGTATGCGGGGTGGTTGAGCGCGGCGGCGGCGCGGGCAGCGGGGGCGGCGGCGCAGGCCAAGGCGGTGGCGGCTGCGTTTGAGGCCGCGCGGGCGGCGACGGTTCCGCCGGTGGTGGTGGCGGCCAATCGGAATGCGTTGGTGCGGTTGGTGTTGACGAATCTGTTTGGGCAGAACGCGCCGGCGATTGCGGCCGCTGAGGCGCTGTATGAGCAGATGTGGGCCGCCGATGTGGCCGCGATGGTGGGCTATCACGGTGGGGCGTCGGCGGCGGCGGCGGCGTTGCCGTCCTGGCAGCAGTTGCTGCAGGGGTTGCCGGGGTTGGGTCAGGTCGCTTCGGTCCTAGGCAATACCGGCGTGGGGAACCTGGGCATCGGGAACACCGGCAATAACAACCTGGGCAGTGGAAATACCGGCGACACCAACTTGGGCAGTGGAAACAATGGCAACGCAAACTTGGGCAACGGAAACATCGGCAATGCCAACCTGGGCAGTGGAAACGTCGGTAACACTAATTTCGGTAACGGTAACAGCGGCAGTACAAACCTGGGCAGCGGAAACTCGGGCAGGATCAACCTGGGCAGTGGGAACTTGGGCAACGGAAACATCGGCAATGGCAATGCCGGGAACGGAAACCTAGGCAGCGGTAATATCGGTAGCTTTAACTTCGGCAGCGGGAACCTCGGCTCCTTCAACTTGGGCAGCGGAAACCATGGCTCAGACAACGTGGGTTTCGGCAACCGCGGCCAGGGGAACGTTGGCTTCGGGAACCTGGGCAATAACAACGTGGGCTTCGGGCTCACCGGCGACAACCAGGTCGGCATCGGCGCGCTGAACACAGGCATCGGGAATATCGGGTTCGGGAACTCAGGCAACAATAACTTTGGCTTCTTCAATTCCGGCAACAACAATGTGGGCTTTTTTAACTCGGGCGACGGCAACTTTGGCTTCTCGAACGGGGGCGGCGTCAACACCGGCTTCTGGAACGCGGGCAACCACAACACGGGCTCGGGAAACGCCGGGACTCACAACATGGGCTCCGGAAACATGGGTTCCTACAACGTGGGGTTCGGGAATACGGGCTTGTACAACGTCGGCTTCGGGAATGCGGGCACGGAGAACTTCGGTGTCGGGAACGCCGGCTCCGTAAACATGGGCTTCGGGAACTCAGGTGTGGTCAACACGGGCTGGGGCAACTCGGGATTGATCAACACGGGCGCCTTCAGCTCCGGGAACTTCAACACGGGTTTTGGCAGCTCGGTCGACCAATCTGTAGCAAGCTCGGGCTTCGGCAACAACGGCACCAATACCTCGGGCTTCTTTAACTCGGGAAATTCGTCCGCAGGCTTCGGAAATACGGGCGACGTTCAAGTGGGTATCAATAACACCAGTGTCGCCGGTTTCAACGTCGGTATTAATAACGTGGGTTCGGGCACCGTCGGTTTCGGAAACACGGGCATCCAGAACATCGGCTTTGGAAATTCGGGCAACCTGAACACAGGCATCGCAAACTCGGGCACAAATAGCTCGGGCGGCTTTAACAAGGGCGACGAACAGTCGGGGTTCTTCGGCCAGCCGTAG
- a CDS encoding PPE family protein gives MGSGNAGISNTGDFNAGGVLGLGGNTGSFNAGNTNTGFGNSGDLNTGLFNAGDVNTGIGSAVDQPGTVSGFGNTGTNVSGFYNTNGGVFGGVSGFQNVDTIGAVTSGFQNMGVGLVGFNNTGSFNTGFGNTGSFSTGMNNSGTFNSGIGHSGNFNSGFSNSGDNDSGGFNQGDFQAGFFGQP, from the coding sequence ATGGGTTCCGGGAACGCGGGCATCAGCAACACCGGTGATTTCAACGCCGGTGGCGTGTTGGGTTTGGGCGGTAACACCGGCTCATTCAACGCGGGCAACACGAACACCGGCTTCGGGAACTCTGGTGATCTCAACACCGGCCTGTTCAATGCGGGGGATGTGAACACCGGCATTGGCAGCGCGGTCGACCAGCCCGGTACGGTGTCGGGCTTCGGCAACACCGGCACCAACGTCTCGGGCTTCTATAACACCAATGGGGGTGTTTTTGGCGGTGTCTCTGGTTTCCAGAATGTCGACACGATTGGCGCCGTGACCTCGGGCTTCCAGAACATGGGTGTCGGGCTCGTCGGCTTCAACAACACGGGCAGCTTCAACACGGGCTTCGGCAACACCGGCTCGTTCAGTACCGGCATGAATAACTCGGGCACGTTTAATTCCGGCATCGGGCACTCGGGTAACTTCAACTCCGGATTCTCGAACTCCGGCGACAACGACTCGGGTGGCTTCAACCAGGGCGATTTCCAGGCGGGCTTCTTCGGCCAGCCCTAA
- a CDS encoding aromatic ring-hydroxylating oxygenase subunit alpha produces the protein MLSTDNRAELGDILTDMRGYLADTPPALSLPPAAYSSSELWEVERERIFNRSWMLVAHVDQLAETGDYVAVSIAGELVMVVRGGDGELRALSPICRHRLMPLVDTGAGRTDALTCQYHLWRYGLDGRLRGAPHMAGNKDFNPRDCRLPQLAVETWKGLVWVNLDRDAEPIGAHLDLADEDFAGYRLEEMVQVESWSQEWRANWKLASENGHENYHVLGLHRQTLEPLVPGGGDLDVRQYSPWALRIRVPFAFPAEAKSLPLNEVQRANLSVLWTFPNSALAAAGERVVWFGFIPQSIDRVQVLGGVLTTPELAADPAARDQTARLLTAMINDEDRLGLEAVQLGTGSRFAQRGHLSPKEQPGMLAFYRNLAAALVGHRSGGG, from the coding sequence ATGTTATCAACTGATAACCGAGCCGAGCTCGGAGACATTCTGACCGACATGCGGGGTTACCTCGCCGACACGCCACCGGCGCTGAGCCTGCCGCCGGCCGCCTACAGCTCATCGGAGTTGTGGGAAGTGGAGCGGGAACGGATTTTCAACCGGTCCTGGATGCTGGTCGCCCACGTGGACCAACTCGCCGAAACCGGTGACTACGTCGCGGTTTCCATCGCGGGGGAGCTGGTCATGGTGGTGCGGGGCGGCGACGGCGAACTGCGTGCCCTCTCGCCGATCTGTCGGCACCGGCTGATGCCGCTGGTGGACACCGGTGCGGGGCGCACCGACGCGTTGACCTGCCAGTACCACCTGTGGCGATATGGGCTGGACGGCCGGTTGCGCGGGGCGCCCCACATGGCCGGCAACAAAGACTTCAACCCCAGGGATTGCCGGCTTCCTCAGCTTGCAGTGGAAACCTGGAAGGGATTGGTGTGGGTCAACCTCGATCGCGACGCCGAGCCGATCGGGGCCCATCTCGATCTGGCCGACGAGGATTTCGCCGGCTATCGGCTCGAAGAGATGGTGCAGGTCGAGTCGTGGTCGCAGGAATGGCGGGCCAATTGGAAGCTGGCGTCGGAAAACGGCCACGAGAACTACCACGTGCTCGGCCTCCATCGACAGACCCTGGAGCCGTTGGTGCCCGGCGGCGGCGACCTGGACGTTCGGCAGTACTCACCGTGGGCGCTGCGCATCAGGGTTCCCTTCGCCTTTCCCGCGGAAGCGAAGTCGTTGCCGCTCAACGAGGTTCAGCGGGCCAACCTGTCGGTGTTGTGGACGTTTCCCAACAGCGCGCTGGCGGCCGCCGGCGAGCGGGTGGTGTGGTTTGGCTTTATTCCGCAGAGCATCGACCGGGTGCAGGTGCTCGGCGGCGTGCTCACCACCCCCGAGCTGGCCGCCGACCCGGCGGCCAGGGACCAGACGGCGCGGTTGCTCACCGCGATGATCAACGACGAAGACCGGCTCGGGCTGGAGGCCGTGCAGCTGGGGACGGGCTCGCGTTTTGCCCAGCGCGGTCATCTCAGCCCGAAAGAACAACCCGGGATGCTGGCCTTCTACCGCAACCTGGCGGCGGCGCTGGTTGGCCACCGGTCCGGTGGTGGTTAG